The Mycolicibacterium monacense genome contains the following window.
AACCGGAAGTGGGCGACGTTGTCGGACCGGCCGGCCTTCCACGCCACCTGCACGGTCCAGCGTCCGTCCTCGTTGCGCCAGGCGTCCCAGTTCGTCGCGTCGGGGTCCAGGCCGCGCGCGACCAGCGCGGTGCTGACGGTCTCGAGCAGCGTGAGCACCGCGGGGCCGTCGGACAGCACGGGATGCGCGGCGGTGGCGAGTTCGGCGGCGCGCGAGCGTTCCAGCAGCACCGGGTGGGCGAACCGTTCGACCCGCTCGATCGGCATCCCCGAGGCGTTGGCGACCTGCTCGACGGAGGCGCCGGCGCGGATCTTGGACTGGATATCCCTGGGACGCAGCACGTTGTGCACCTCGACATCGATCATGGTCTGGTCGGCCGATCGATTGAACGCGGCCCGGTCCCCGCGGGCCGCGGCGCGGAACCGGTCGTCGATGCGCAGGGTGTATCTCTCACCGGAGTCGGTTTGGCAGAGGACCGTGTTGCCGTCGACGTCGAGTTCGACGACCTTGAGTTCCCGCACTGCGACCTCCTCCGGGCTCTTTTCGCGGCGCGAGGCGCCAGCCCGATTAGCTGGTCAGCCTACTGCGTTACCTGCCCGTGACCACGGTGACACGCGGCGTGATCTACAACCGTTCGACGACCCAGTCGACGCACCGGGTCAGGGCGCTGACGTCCTCGGGGTCGACGGCGGCGAACATCGCGACCCGCAGCTGGTTGCGACCGAGTTTGCGGTACGGCTCGGTATCGACGATTCCGTTGGCGCGCAACACCTTTGCCACCGCGGCGGCGTCGACGTCATCGGCGAAGTCGATGGTGCCGACCACCTGCGAGCGCAGCGCCGGATCGGTGACGAACGGTGTCGCGTACGGCGACGCCTCGGCCCACGAGTACAGCCGCTGCGACGAATCGGCGGTGCGCTTGACGGCCCAGTCCAGTCCGCCGTTGCCGTTGAGCCAGTCCAGCTGGTCGGCGAGCAGCACGAGCGTGCCGATCGCCGGGGTGTTGTACGTCTGGTTCTTGAGGCTGTTCTCCACCGCGATCGGCAGGGAGAGGAAGTCGGGCACCCAGCGGCCCGACTGGCCGATCGCCTCGATGCGCGCCAGGGCGGCGGGGCTGACCACCGCGAGCCACAGGCCGCCGTCGCCGGCGAAGTTCTTCTGCGGGGCGAAGTAGTAGGCGTCGGCCTGCGCGATGTCGACGGGCAGCCCGCCCGCGCCGGACGTCGCGTCGATCACGATCAGCGCGTCGCCGGAGTCGGCGGGGCGCTGCACCGGGACGGCGACACCGGTCGATGTCTCGTTGTGCGCCCAGGCGATGACGTCGACCGACGGGTCGGACTGCGGTTCCGGGGCGCTGCCCGGATCGGCCTTAACGACGATCGGGTCGCCGACGAACGGGTTCTTGGCGACCGCGGAGGCGAATTTCGCGCTGAACTCGCCGTAGGTGAGGTGCAGCGAGCGCTTGTCGATCAGCCCGAACGCCGCGGCATCCCAGAACGCCGTGCTGCCGCCGTTGCCGAGGATGACGTCGTATCCCTCGGGTACCGAGAACAGCTGTTTGATGCCGTCCCGCACGCGGCCCACGAGGTTCTTGACCGGGGCCTGTCGGTGCGAGGTGCCGAACAGGTCGCCCGCGGCGGCGAGCGCCTGCAGTTGTTCGGGACGCACCTTCGACGGT
Protein-coding sequences here:
- the sepH gene encoding septation protein SepH, with product MRELKVVELDVDGNTVLCQTDSGERYTLRIDDRFRAAARGDRAAFNRSADQTMIDVEVHNVLRPRDIQSKIRAGASVEQVANASGMPIERVERFAHPVLLERSRAAELATAAHPVLSDGPAVLTLLETVSTALVARGLDPDATNWDAWRNEDGRWTVQVAWKAGRSDNVAHFRFSPGAHGGTVTAFDEAAHQLIDPDFSRPLRPVAPLAQLDFDAPVAAPPAPAPLPEPEPEPEPAPEPAAGPEPEAPKPAKPRKGKARPTVPGWEDVLLGVRSSGGQR
- the serC gene encoding phosphoserine transaminase, translated to MAELTIPADLKPRDGRFGSGPSKVRPEQLQALAAAGDLFGTSHRQAPVKNLVGRVRDGIKQLFSVPEGYDVILGNGGSTAFWDAAAFGLIDKRSLHLTYGEFSAKFASAVAKNPFVGDPIVVKADPGSAPEPQSDPSVDVIAWAHNETSTGVAVPVQRPADSGDALIVIDATSGAGGLPVDIAQADAYYFAPQKNFAGDGGLWLAVVSPAALARIEAIGQSGRWVPDFLSLPIAVENSLKNQTYNTPAIGTLVLLADQLDWLNGNGGLDWAVKRTADSSQRLYSWAEASPYATPFVTDPALRSQVVGTIDFADDVDAAAVAKVLRANGIVDTEPYRKLGRNQLRVAMFAAVDPEDVSALTRCVDWVVERL